In a single window of the Cucumis sativus cultivar 9930 unplaced genomic scaffold, Cucumber_9930_V3 scaffold99, whole genome shotgun sequence genome:
- the LOC116406417 gene encoding U11/U12 small nuclear ribonucleoprotein 31 kDa protein-like yields the protein MAPKGKKTNSPTSDSDEDETFYYRYPSAPSSDPSLPSSSQSHFSSQSHFSSQSHSHSHSSTKSGGGSGGLVPSKSTLYVSNFDYSLTNSDLHTLFFNFGKIARVTVLKDRQTRKSRGVAFVQFISQDDAVKAAKQMHGKILNGRVLKAAIATDNGRAAEFIRKRVYKDKSRCYECGAIDGHLSYECPKNQLGPRERPEPKRVRRGGVGARHEEDWGSDVGEGFEDDNWASVVDGDADQRLLTGGENIVEKKKEKKASYFSDESDEDD from the coding sequence ATGGCGCCCAAgggaaagaaaaccaatagCCCTACTAGCGACAGCGACGAGGACGAAACCTTCTATTACCGGTATCCCTCCGCCCCCTCTTCTGACCCGTCGCTGCCGTCGTCTTCACAGTCGCACTTCTCATCGCAATCGCACTTCTCATCGCAATCGCACTCACACTCACACTCTTCCACTAAGTCTGGCGGTGGTTCTGGAGGTTTGGTTCCTTCGAAGTCTACTCTCTATGTTTCCAATTTCGACTATTCACTCACTAATTCCGACCTCCACactctcttcttcaactttgGTAAGATCGCTCGTGTTACGGTGTTGAAAGATCGACAGACTCGCAAGTCTCGCGGCGTTGCCTTCGTCCAGTTTATTTCTCAGGACGACGCGGTGAAGGCCGCGAAACAGATGCACGGGAAGATTTTGAATGGCCGTGTTCTTAAGGCTGCTATAGCGACTGATAATGGTCGTGCGGCTGAGTTTATAAGGAAGAGGGTTTATAAGGATAAGAGTAGGTGCTACGAGTGCGGCGCAATTGATGGGCATTTGTCTTATGAATGCCCTAAAAATCAATTGGGGCCAAGGGAGCGACCAGAACCGAAGCGGGTAAGAAGGGGTGGAGTTGGTGCTAGGCACGAGGAGGATTGGGGATCGGATGTTGGAGAAGGGTTTGAGGATGACAATTGGGCCTCGGTGGTGGACGGAGATGCAGACCAGAGACTCCTGACTGGCGGTGAGAACAttgtagagaagaaaaaagagaagaaagcaaGTTATTTCAGTGACGAGAGCGACGAAGATGATTAA